The Cololabis saira isolate AMF1-May2022 chromosome 20, fColSai1.1, whole genome shotgun sequence genome includes a window with the following:
- the mos gene encoding proto-oncogene serine/threonine-protein kinase mos, with product MPSPLPPRLAPPIFPSACAYSSPLSRGSALLQVPRMRSSPPAAPPGRPWSSVIQWTQLRVSEPAEPVGAGGFGSVFRAEYRGAAVALKRVRTRAKNPLAARRSFWAELSAAHLQHDNLVRVLAASTCAPPEFGGEDCLGTILMELVGTRNLQQVIDGPEPLDTWPSYATDIASGLAFLHRHWIVHLDIKPANVLLSPDGVCKIADFGCSLQLDAASGSAPGDHAGLCPQHSHACGTYTHRAPELLRGEAAAPPADIFSFGITLWQLVTREAPYHGDRQQVLYAVVARHLRPPLTLAVFMTSRGRGLATLLGRCWSGDAPCRPSAAELVGVLRTWSLNAPQT from the exons atgccgtcccccctcccGCCCCGCCTGGCCCCCCCCATCTTCCCCAGCGCATGCGCGTACAGCAGCCCGCTGTCACGCGGCTCCGCGCTGCTGCAGGTGCCGCGCATGCGCAGCAGCCCCCCCGCGGCCCCTCCGGGGCGGCCCTGGTCCTCGGTGATCCAGTGGACGCAGCTGCGGGTCTCCGAGCCCGCAGAGCCCGTGGGTGCGGGCGGCTTCGGCTCCGTGTTCCGAGCCGAGTACCGCGGAGCCGCCGTGGCGCTGAAGCGGGTTCGAACCCGCGCCAAGAACCCGCTGGCGGCGCGGCGGAGCTTCTGGGCGGAGCTGAGCGCCGCGCACCTGCAGCACGACAACCTGGTGCGGGTGCTCGCCGCCTCCACCTGCGCGCCGCCGGAGTTCGGGGGCGAGGACTGTCTGGGAACCATCCTGATGGAGCTGGTGGGGACCAGGAACCTGCAGCAGGTCATCGACGGACCGGAGCCGCTGGACACCTGGCccag CTACGCAACGGACATTGCTAGCGGCCTAGCGTTCCTGCACCGCCACTGGATCGTGCACCTGGACATCAAGCCGGCCAATGTGCTGCTGTCGCCGGACGGCGTCTGCAAGATCGCCGACTTCGGCTGCTCGCTGCAACTGGACGCCGCTAGCGGCTCCGCCCCCGGTGACCACGCGGGGCTCTGCCCCCAGCACAGCCACGCCTGCGGCACCTACACCCACCGCGCGCCGGAGCTGCTGCGCGGCGAGGCCGCCGCTCCCCCGGCGGACATCTTCTCCTTCGGCATCACGCTGTGGCAGCTAGTGACGCGTGAGGCGCCGTACCACGGCGACCGCCAGCAGGTGCTGTACGCCGTGGTGGCGCGCCACCTGCGGCCGCCACTAACACTAGCCGTGTTCATGACAagccgggggcggggcctggccACGCTGCTGGGTCGCTGCTGGAGCGGCGATGCCCCCTGCAGGCCCTCCGCCGCCGAGCTGGTGGGCGTCCTCAGGAcctggtccctgaacgcaccacagaccTGA
- the LOC133420234 gene encoding C-reactive protein-like: MRCFLLLAMLVVCASALEDLSGKMFTFPAETNSAHVKLITTKHHFSAVTVCHRSITDLKREHSLFSLATPSFDNDFLIFWQESTQNFIPFIRNKLVGFGSFVYKPITWHSICTTWDSTSGLMQMWVDGQSSIRKFISSGSNISGQTLIILGQEQDSYGGGFDSKQSFVGMMSDVHMWDYTLSPCEIQNYMNSQSFTPGNVLNWKALDYNIVGNVLVEKQSLCLNSQMTA, translated from the exons ATGAGGTGTTTCCTTCTACTGGCGATGCTGGTGGTGTGTGCTTCAGCTCTTGAAG ATCTGTCAGGAAAGATGTTCACCTTCCCAGCGGAAACAAACTCCGCTCATGTGAAGTTGATCACCACGAAACATCATTTCAGTGCTGTAACCGTCTGTCACAG ATCCATTACAGACCTCAAAAGAGAACACTCCCTGTTTTCTTTGGCCACCCCCTCTTTTGACAACGACTTCCTGATTTTCTGGCAAGAAAGCACACAGAACTTTATACCCTTTATCAGGAATAAATTAGTTGGTTTTGGAAGTTTCGTCTACAAACCAATCACCTGGCACTCCATCTGCACCACATGGGACTCTACGTCTGGACTGATGCAGATGTGGGTCGATGGACAATCTTCCATTCGGAAATTTATCAGCTCTGGATCAAACATCAGTGGACAAACCTTGATTATTTTAGGACAG GAACAAGATTCTTACGGTGGTGGGTTTGACAGTAAACAGTCTTTTGTTGGCATGATGTCTGATGTCCACATGTGGGACTACACCCTGTCCCCCTGCGAAATCCAGAACTACATGAACAGCCAGAGCTTCACTCCAGGGAATGTGCTGAACTGGAAGGCGCTGGACTACAACATTGTTGGCAACGTGCTCGTAGAAAAACAGAGCTTGTGTCTAAATTCCCAAATGACGGCGTAA